One Leptospira bourretii DNA segment encodes these proteins:
- a CDS encoding M48 family metallopeptidase, with product MFQNQTFTSRYFNGVSAVPEEGTVLIHGQTIDFSSADTAHKLNVSQFTEFALTHKGCKLVLRPDEIRESPVLEIICPKDDAKKLESLWIQSKKNQSHSHAFFYSIREMNPIVLGILSIAIVALIGFFYFKGLELVVNLIPISMDKSLGESVQLKMDAQFQECNTKATDKFFAEALKKIVPKNSPHQFKVSVIGSTIPNAFALSNGRIYFFSGLLNDAKSQEEVIGVLAHEVAHVEKRHHMRNLVKAGGTSLAISLVVGPGLGNMEFLETFTEIGSTILVLKFSRDFETEADITSIEYLKNQNLSPSGLLTFFKRMSELEKEITKSEKNPPDANAKDDQVVTSSITDFLSTHPATDERMKTLEKLIQSGKKGSVKKIVSDQTWKEIQSVCFDFKKSDSK from the coding sequence TTGTTTCAAAATCAAACATTCACATCCCGATATTTTAACGGAGTATCAGCAGTCCCTGAGGAAGGGACTGTTTTGATTCACGGCCAAACCATTGATTTTTCATCTGCAGACACAGCCCACAAGCTAAACGTATCTCAATTTACTGAATTTGCACTAACGCATAAAGGTTGTAAGTTGGTTTTGCGTCCCGATGAAATTCGAGAAAGTCCAGTATTAGAAATCATTTGCCCAAAAGACGACGCAAAAAAGTTGGAATCACTTTGGATCCAATCAAAGAAAAACCAAAGCCACTCTCATGCGTTTTTTTATTCCATTAGAGAGATGAACCCAATAGTACTCGGGATTCTATCGATTGCCATCGTAGCCTTGATTGGCTTTTTTTATTTTAAAGGTTTGGAACTGGTGGTCAACCTGATTCCTATCTCTATGGACAAGTCACTGGGAGAATCAGTACAACTGAAGATGGATGCCCAGTTTCAAGAATGTAATACAAAAGCTACCGACAAGTTCTTTGCCGAAGCATTAAAAAAAATCGTACCAAAAAATAGTCCGCACCAATTCAAGGTCTCAGTGATTGGATCAACCATCCCCAATGCCTTTGCACTTTCCAATGGAAGAATTTATTTTTTTTCTGGATTGTTAAACGATGCTAAATCGCAAGAAGAAGTCATCGGAGTTCTAGCACATGAAGTAGCTCATGTGGAAAAAAGACACCATATGCGAAATCTTGTAAAGGCTGGTGGAACATCGCTTGCCATCTCTTTAGTGGTTGGACCTGGTTTAGGAAATATGGAATTTCTGGAAACATTTACAGAAATTGGCTCCACAATTCTGGTACTAAAGTTTTCAAGAGATTTCGAAACAGAAGCAGACATAACTTCTATTGAATACCTCAAAAACCAAAACCTTTCCCCATCTGGTCTCCTAACATTCTTTAAGCGAATGTCAGAACTTGAAAAAGAAATTACGAAGTCAGAAAAAAATCCACCGGATGCAAATGCCAAGGATGACCAAGTGGTTACATCGTCCATTACGGATTTTTTAAGTACACATCCAGCAACAGATGAAAGAATGAAAACTTTGGAAAAATTGATTCAATCAGGAAAAAAAGGTTCCGTCAAAAAAATAGTTTCTGACCAAACCTGGAAAGAAATTCAATCGGTTTGTTTTGATTTTAAAAAATCCGATTCTAAATGA
- a CDS encoding LIC_11321 family protein: MRTILIYLFFCVMIVSESFADSRQELPPTLGDLKGQDKSVRQPPERKDKKGCCKIKYPAGGYDFFLATEDDCRASLYFDRFLGENNTLCFRWEGD; encoded by the coding sequence ATGCGAACGATTCTGATCTATCTTTTTTTCTGTGTTATGATTGTTTCTGAAAGTTTTGCTGATTCGAGACAGGAATTACCTCCCACTCTTGGAGATTTGAAAGGCCAAGATAAATCGGTTCGCCAACCACCCGAACGAAAAGACAAAAAGGGATGTTGTAAAATCAAATACCCAGCTGGTGGTTATGATTTCTTTCTTGCGACAGAAGATGATTGTCGTGCAAGTTTATATTTTGACAGATTTTTAGGTGAGAATAATACTCTATGCTTTCGTTGGGAAGGGGATTAG
- a CDS encoding GDP-mannose 4,6-dehydratase has protein sequence MKKKQTLVTGATGFVGSYLLPALESLGEYQIHCFQGDIRDREVVAKNLKEVQPDILIHLAAQAFVPIAIENPWETEEINVGGTLNLIEILHRMQRPCKMLYVSSADVYGKQNLSLLPLKESLLPNPVNPYAGSKLAAESYCRQYSAYSPFVSIVIARPFNHIGIGQRKEFVIPNFCSQIIEAKHFGKSSISVGDLAPTRDFSHVEDIISGYLTLIEKGESGEIYNICSGEERSIRYMVEELVKISGHEIKFEVDAGRVRASETSKVYGDNSKLKSLGWKNKHSLSETLRQIYNHLESDFLKSKQTD, from the coding sequence ATGAAAAAAAAACAAACTTTAGTCACCGGAGCCACTGGATTTGTCGGTAGTTACCTCCTTCCTGCTCTAGAATCGCTTGGTGAATACCAAATCCATTGTTTTCAAGGTGATATTCGTGACCGAGAGGTTGTTGCAAAAAATTTAAAAGAGGTTCAACCAGATATCCTCATCCATTTGGCTGCCCAAGCCTTTGTTCCGATTGCCATCGAAAATCCTTGGGAGACCGAAGAAATCAACGTGGGTGGTACTCTGAATTTAATCGAAATTTTACATCGGATGCAAAGACCATGCAAAATGTTGTATGTTTCTTCAGCTGATGTTTACGGAAAACAAAACCTATCTCTTCTACCGTTGAAAGAATCTCTTTTGCCTAATCCAGTCAATCCTTATGCAGGAAGTAAATTAGCAGCCGAATCCTATTGTCGTCAGTATTCTGCATATAGTCCCTTCGTTTCCATTGTCATTGCTCGTCCTTTCAACCATATTGGAATTGGGCAACGTAAAGAGTTTGTCATCCCTAATTTTTGTTCTCAAATCATTGAAGCGAAACACTTTGGAAAATCATCGATTTCTGTCGGCGATTTGGCACCGACTCGTGATTTTTCTCATGTGGAAGATATCATTAGTGGGTATCTGACATTAATAGAAAAAGGGGAATCGGGTGAAATTTACAATATCTGCTCTGGGGAAGAACGAAGTATTCGTTATATGGTAGAAGAGTTAGTAAAAATTTCAGGTCATGAAATCAAATTTGAAGTGGATGCCGGGCGCGTGAGAGCATCCGAAACATCCAAAGTTTATGGAGATAATTCTAAACTAAAATCACTTGGCTGGAAAAACAAACATAGCTTAAGCGAAACTCTCCGCCAAATTTACAATCATTTAGAATCGGATTTTTTAAAATCAAAACAAACCGATTGA
- a CDS encoding YjgN family protein has translation MNNTRLQYHATGGQLFVILLKNMFLTVVTLGIYSFWARTNIQKFMAENLEWAGERFSFHGTGKERFIGFLKALGIFIVLYIGIYIIQTILNYIPIPYFGMIVGYLLTLGVFLALVPIIVVGGRKYLTSRTGYRNLRFGFDGKILEVAKIYGKGILLTIVTLGIYYPWFFAEKEAYIQSKTRYGNTNFGFSAEGKEIFFLYLKGFLLSIVTFGIYYSWFLADIQNYIWNRTSFQGKKFSSDITGGKIFVNFIIAYLIILFTLGIGFAWAVVRLTKLFLESVSLEAEVDFSTISAQTDTTANATAEGLEALAEALEGFLS, from the coding sequence ATGAATAACACAAGACTACAATACCACGCTACGGGAGGACAGCTCTTCGTAATTTTACTGAAGAATATGTTTCTGACCGTTGTAACTTTGGGGATCTATAGCTTTTGGGCAAGAACCAATATACAAAAATTCATGGCAGAAAATTTAGAATGGGCAGGAGAACGTTTTTCCTTCCACGGAACAGGAAAAGAAAGGTTCATTGGTTTCCTTAAAGCCTTAGGAATTTTCATCGTTCTGTACATTGGAATTTATATCATTCAAACCATCCTCAACTACATTCCCATCCCTTATTTCGGAATGATTGTAGGTTATCTCTTGACACTTGGAGTTTTTCTTGCTCTTGTCCCTATCATTGTCGTGGGTGGAAGAAAGTATTTAACTTCTCGCACGGGTTACCGTAACCTTCGATTTGGCTTCGATGGAAAAATTTTAGAAGTCGCAAAAATCTATGGTAAAGGAATTCTTTTAACAATTGTTACGTTAGGGATTTACTACCCATGGTTCTTTGCGGAAAAAGAAGCCTACATCCAAAGCAAAACAAGATACGGAAATACAAACTTCGGATTTTCAGCGGAAGGTAAGGAAATCTTTTTTTTGTATTTAAAGGGTTTTCTCTTGAGCATTGTGACTTTCGGAATTTACTATTCCTGGTTTTTAGCCGACATCCAAAACTATATTTGGAACAGAACAAGCTTTCAGGGAAAAAAATTCAGTTCTGACATCACTGGTGGAAAAATTTTCGTAAATTTTATCATCGCCTATTTAATCATCCTATTTACCTTAGGGATAGGATTTGCATGGGCTGTAGTTCGTTTGACCAAACTCTTCCTTGAGTCGGTAAGTTTGGAAGCTGAAGTTGATTTCTCAACTATTTCTGCACAAACAGATACAACAGCAAATGCGACTGCGGAGGGATTGGAAGCACTAGCCGAAGCACTGGAAGGCTTCCTTTCATAA
- a CDS encoding LIC_10202 family protein codes for MEDKKKFNPSPFVEVRDPQLNVSELVQKIESKIPLDPGQTPNWKELTKISYKPESPQGFRKFDPAGTAHLFEKGISSPKFSNPKFWFIKGPIKYIVNRLISVYGLIDKKLSENRIRAFFSVLHELVRLGRRIEQIENRFDGFYRDHLLNDSSEELPNFGWAVNSYFIDAGSNSTWKVALEDISKTKGITVLFPEWGDILKQLSILKVPFQCFTSHESEFQFIQSRITATVQLEKKLFPLNQILKKTDVLVYLPLNRFPSFWIEKIFAEISNSLSSGNHLYFSVSTKPSETNRPFRDLQVSEIDLDRLPSYLETLGFNQVRDLSTTEDTKVYKYTKFDK; via the coding sequence GTGGAAGACAAAAAGAAATTCAATCCATCCCCCTTTGTCGAAGTCCGAGATCCACAGTTGAATGTATCGGAATTGGTCCAAAAAATCGAATCCAAAATCCCATTGGATCCTGGACAAACTCCAAATTGGAAAGAACTCACAAAGATCAGTTACAAGCCGGAATCCCCACAAGGGTTTCGCAAATTTGATCCGGCAGGAACAGCCCATTTATTCGAAAAAGGGATTTCCAGCCCCAAGTTTTCCAATCCCAAATTTTGGTTTATTAAAGGACCTATTAAATATATCGTTAATCGCCTAATATCTGTTTACGGACTCATCGACAAAAAACTATCTGAAAATAGAATTCGTGCTTTTTTTTCAGTTCTCCATGAATTAGTTCGATTAGGTAGACGAATCGAACAAATTGAAAATCGGTTTGATGGATTTTACCGTGATCATCTCCTAAATGATTCTTCTGAAGAGTTGCCTAACTTTGGTTGGGCGGTCAATTCTTACTTTATCGATGCCGGTTCCAACTCAACTTGGAAAGTTGCATTAGAAGATATTTCAAAGACAAAGGGAATTACCGTTTTATTTCCAGAGTGGGGAGATATTTTAAAACAACTTTCCATTTTGAAAGTTCCTTTTCAATGTTTCACATCTCATGAAAGTGAATTTCAATTCATCCAAAGTAGAATTACAGCAACAGTCCAGTTAGAAAAAAAACTTTTTCCCCTTAACCAAATTCTGAAAAAAACGGACGTATTGGTTTACTTACCTTTAAATCGATTTCCATCGTTTTGGATTGAAAAAATTTTTGCAGAAATATCAAATTCTTTATCTAGCGGAAACCATTTGTATTTTTCCGTTTCAACAAAACCAAGTGAAACCAATCGACCCTTCCGAGATCTTCAAGTTTCAGAAATTGACTTAGATCGTTTGCCGAGTTACTTAGAAACTCTCGGCTTCAATCAAGTCCGAGATCTTTCCACAACGGAAGATACAAAAGTATACAAGTATACAAAATTTGATAAATGA